In one Candidatus Planktophila versatilis genomic region, the following are encoded:
- a CDS encoding 6-phosphofructokinase — protein MRIGILTGGGDCPGLNGVIRGVVTKGIKEYGYEFVGFRDGWKGPLEALTMPLDLAIVKPILTKGGTILGSSRTNPFKIENGVERIKQNLADQGIDVLIAIGGEDTLGVATKLDALGVKVIGVPKTIDNDLNNTDFTFGFDTSVNIAMEAIDRLHTTAESHHRPLIVEVMGRHAGWIALHSGIAGDAACILIPEVKFSVDKVCEYVKSRFATGTAPIIVIAEGAIPQDGDMITKDQPLDAFGHVQLSGIGDWLAKEIEKKTGYQTRCTVLGHIQRGGTPSAFDRVLSSRFGLEAITAVHDGDFGKMMALHGTKIARVPLASATDVLKTVPFERYEEITSFFG, from the coding sequence AGGACTCAACGGGGTTATTCGTGGAGTCGTCACAAAGGGAATCAAAGAGTACGGATATGAATTCGTAGGTTTCCGTGATGGTTGGAAAGGCCCGCTTGAGGCGCTGACTATGCCGCTAGATCTAGCAATAGTGAAACCAATTCTTACCAAGGGTGGAACCATTCTTGGGTCATCACGTACCAATCCTTTTAAGATTGAAAATGGCGTTGAACGCATTAAGCAAAATCTTGCAGACCAAGGAATTGATGTTCTGATTGCAATTGGCGGCGAAGATACTCTCGGTGTGGCAACAAAGCTCGATGCTTTGGGTGTGAAGGTAATCGGAGTCCCAAAGACTATTGATAACGACCTGAACAATACAGATTTCACATTTGGATTTGATACATCAGTAAATATCGCCATGGAGGCAATTGATCGCCTGCACACAACGGCTGAATCACATCACCGCCCACTCATCGTTGAGGTCATGGGCCGTCACGCAGGCTGGATTGCACTGCATTCCGGAATCGCTGGCGATGCTGCCTGTATCTTGATTCCAGAAGTTAAGTTCTCAGTCGATAAGGTCTGTGAATATGTGAAGTCACGTTTTGCAACTGGCACAGCGCCCATCATTGTTATTGCAGAAGGTGCTATCCCGCAAGACGGGGACATGATTACCAAAGACCAGCCACTTGATGCATTTGGCCATGTTCAACTCTCAGGTATCGGTGATTGGCTTGCCAAAGAGATTGAGAAAAAGACTGGTTACCAAACTCGTTGCACAGTTCTGGGCCATATCCAGCGCGGTGGAACTCCTTCGGCATTTGACCGAGTTCTTAGCTCACGATTTGGACTGGAAGCAATTACGGCAGTCCATGACGGAGATTTCGGAAAGATGATGGCTCTTCACGGCACAAAGATTGCACGCGTGCCATTGGCATCGGCAACTGATGTCCTTAAGACCGTTCCCTTCGAGCGCTATGAGGAGATCACTTCGTTCTTTGGCTAA
- a CDS encoding class II 3-deoxy-7-phosphoheptulonate synthase, with translation MNSSSKLDNLFDPTLVAAQQPNWPGGKDGAPLAKAVADLKALPPLVFAGECDDLKAKIAEAAAGRAFWLQGGDCAETFASATADSIRNRIKTILQMAAVLQYHSSLPVIKVGRMAGQFAKPRSNDLETRGDVTLPAYRGDAVNDIEFTESSRTPDPQRLVRVYNTSAATLNLVRAFTRGGFADLRQVHEWNKGFIRDSKFGEKYEQMATEIGRALAFMASAGVDPEQFKAVDFYASHEALIIEYEKALTRIDSRTELPYDVSGHFIWIGERTRQLDGAHVDFASKVRNPIGVKLGPKSTVEDALALIAKLNPDNEPGRITFITRMGAKTIREVLPKLVEGVTKSGAQVLWVCDPMHGNTFESKNGYKTRNFEDVLDEVRGFFEVHKKLGTHPGGIHIELTGDDVTECLGGGNEVSEKDLESRYETACDPRLNHSQSLELSFLVAEMLRDR, from the coding sequence ATGAACTCTTCCTCGAAGTTGGATAACCTCTTTGACCCCACGCTAGTTGCTGCGCAGCAACCTAATTGGCCTGGTGGCAAAGATGGCGCGCCACTTGCTAAGGCTGTTGCTGATCTCAAAGCGTTACCGCCACTTGTCTTTGCTGGTGAGTGCGATGATCTCAAAGCAAAGATTGCCGAAGCTGCCGCAGGTCGAGCATTTTGGTTGCAAGGCGGAGATTGCGCAGAGACATTTGCCTCAGCCACGGCAGATTCCATTCGTAATCGAATTAAGACAATCTTGCAGATGGCGGCAGTATTGCAATATCACTCAAGTTTGCCGGTCATCAAAGTAGGTCGGATGGCGGGGCAGTTTGCTAAGCCACGTTCTAATGATCTTGAAACTCGCGGTGATGTCACACTTCCTGCCTACCGCGGCGATGCGGTCAACGATATTGAATTCACCGAAAGTTCTCGCACACCAGATCCACAACGTTTGGTGCGCGTCTATAACACCTCTGCTGCAACGCTAAACCTGGTTCGAGCATTTACGCGTGGTGGATTTGCAGATCTTCGTCAGGTGCACGAATGGAATAAGGGATTTATCCGCGATTCAAAGTTCGGTGAGAAGTACGAACAGATGGCAACCGAAATTGGCCGAGCACTTGCCTTCATGGCATCTGCCGGTGTTGATCCGGAGCAATTTAAGGCCGTTGATTTCTATGCCAGCCATGAAGCCCTCATCATCGAATACGAGAAGGCGCTGACTCGTATTGATTCACGAACCGAGCTACCGTATGACGTTTCTGGGCACTTCATCTGGATCGGTGAGCGCACAAGACAACTAGATGGTGCACATGTTGATTTCGCATCCAAGGTGCGCAATCCAATCGGAGTGAAGTTGGGGCCGAAATCAACTGTGGAAGATGCGCTAGCGCTGATTGCCAAACTCAACCCAGATAATGAACCAGGGCGCATTACCTTTATTACGCGTATGGGCGCAAAGACCATCCGCGAAGTACTTCCTAAACTTGTTGAGGGCGTTACTAAAAGCGGAGCACAGGTGCTCTGGGTCTGTGATCCCATGCATGGCAATACCTTTGAATCAAAGAATGGCTATAAGACCCGTAACTTTGAAGATGTACTCGATGAAGTGCGTGGCTTCTTTGAGGTGCACAAGAAGCTTGGCACCCACCCAGGTGGAATCCATATCGAACTGACCGGTGATGATGTCACCGAGTGTCTTGGTGGGGGCAATGAGGTCTCGGAAAAGGATCTCGAGTCCCGATATGAGACAGCGTGTGACCCACGCCTGAATCATTCGCAGTCACTTGAACTCTCATTTTTGGTTGCCGAAATGTTGCGCGACCGCTAA
- a CDS encoding methylated-DNA--[protein]-cysteine S-methyltransferase yields MTLLLSTFHTPIGTLNLIADEHVVLAANLSSVKALKESLSQEDSLREITSVKKIPVITDLLTDYFDGDIAALSAIHVRQTGGHFSQEAWKAMKKIRPGKVISYAELAVRAGSSAAIRAAGSACAKNAIVLVVPCHRIVKTGGALGDYAYGLEKKEWLLRHEGAL; encoded by the coding sequence GTGACGTTGCTTCTCTCCACCTTCCACACCCCGATCGGAACTCTCAATCTCATCGCCGATGAGCATGTGGTGCTGGCCGCTAATTTATCTAGCGTGAAGGCGCTCAAGGAAAGTTTGAGTCAAGAAGATTCATTGCGAGAAATCACTAGCGTGAAGAAGATTCCAGTCATCACTGATTTGCTCACCGATTACTTTGATGGCGATATCGCTGCCTTAAGTGCAATACATGTGCGCCAAACGGGTGGTCATTTTTCACAAGAGGCATGGAAGGCGATGAAGAAGATTCGCCCTGGCAAAGTCATTTCCTATGCCGAGCTTGCGGTTCGGGCCGGAAGTTCGGCTGCGATTCGGGCAGCGGGAAGTGCGTGTGCCAAGAATGCAATTGTGCTGGTGGTGCCGTGTCACCGAATAGTAAAGACCGGGGGAGCACTCGGTGATTACGCGTATGGGTTAGAGAAGAAAGAGTGGTTACTTCGCCACGAGGGCGCGCTGTAA